A single region of the Vagococcus teuberi genome encodes:
- the coaD gene encoding pantetheine-phosphate adenylyltransferase, whose translation MNKKRVALFPGSFDPVTKGHLNTIQKASKLFDEVVVGVFTNTTKRNLFTAIERKQFIEDEIHSLANVSVRVCDNDLTIRIANELGADYLVRGIRNQLDYEYEKSIAVLNKHLSSNIETIFLLSDEQYNHISSSMVKEIAKFKGDVSDFVPETVNEELQLKFK comes from the coding sequence ATGAATAAAAAGCGAGTGGCATTATTTCCGGGAAGTTTTGATCCGGTAACGAAGGGACATCTTAATACCATTCAAAAAGCGAGTAAATTATTTGATGAAGTAGTGGTAGGAGTGTTTACAAATACAACAAAAAGAAATCTTTTTACAGCGATAGAAAGAAAACAGTTTATAGAAGACGAGATTCATTCGTTAGCAAACGTATCTGTTCGTGTTTGCGACAATGATTTAACTATTAGAATAGCCAATGAGCTAGGAGCAGATTATTTAGTTCGTGGTATTCGTAATCAACTCGATTATGAGTATGAAAAAAGTATCGCTGTGTTAAATAAACATTTATCTTCTAACATTGAGACAATTTTCTTACTTTCTGATGAGCAGTATAATCATATTAGCTCAAGTATGGTGAAAGAAATTGCAAAATTTAAAGGGGATGTGTCAGACTTTGTTCCGGAAACAGTGAATGAAGAATTACAGTTAAAATTTAAATAA
- a CDS encoding SepM family pheromone-processing serine protease, producing the protein MKKEHLKNKSFYLKLIVLLIGIVVLVYPLPYYIESPGSADKLNDIITVDGKKDTEKGSFMMTTVQVQNANVLTILLSQFNKNSELVPKQDILGDSDSREYNRIQTYNMENSKNEAIQIALELADIPYKRVYKGIYVLSVADYSSFYQKLEVGDLIQKLDNRTVLQSDEFIQSLQKLSVDDSVNIGFERDGKEGSAKGKVIKLPKLDRPGIGVTVVDQTTIDTDKKIEFNTKGVSGPSAGLMFSLELYSMLSHKDLKQGRNIAGTGTINDKGEVGDIGGIEKKVVAAEKAGATIFFAPNNKTDGKTNYEVAKESAKKNKLSLTIVPVKTIQDAIGYLEKHTT; encoded by the coding sequence ATGAAAAAAGAGCATTTAAAAAACAAATCATTTTATCTTAAACTTATTGTTTTATTAATAGGTATTGTTGTTTTAGTTTATCCCCTCCCTTATTATATTGAGTCTCCAGGTAGTGCTGATAAGCTAAATGATATCATCACGGTAGATGGTAAAAAAGATACAGAGAAAGGCTCATTCATGATGACCACCGTTCAAGTTCAAAATGCCAATGTCCTGACTATTTTACTAAGTCAATTTAATAAAAATTCTGAACTGGTTCCTAAGCAAGATATTTTGGGTGACTCTGATTCAAGAGAATATAACCGAATTCAAACATATAATATGGAAAATTCGAAAAACGAAGCGATTCAAATCGCACTTGAGTTAGCTGATATACCGTATAAACGTGTATATAAAGGGATTTATGTATTATCTGTGGCTGATTATTCAAGTTTTTATCAGAAACTTGAAGTGGGAGATTTGATCCAAAAACTAGATAATCGTACAGTTTTACAATCAGATGAATTTATTCAATCATTGCAAAAATTATCAGTAGATGACTCAGTTAATATTGGGTTTGAAAGAGATGGAAAAGAAGGAAGTGCTAAAGGTAAAGTTATTAAATTACCTAAACTAGACCGTCCAGGCATTGGGGTAACAGTTGTTGATCAAACAACTATTGATACAGATAAAAAGATTGAATTTAATACAAAAGGTGTCAGTGGACCTTCAGCAGGCTTGATGTTTAGTTTAGAATTATATAGTATGTTAAGTCATAAAGATTTAAAACAAGGACGAAATATTGCAGGAACAGGTACCATCAATGATAAAGGAGAAGTAGGCGACATTGGTGGAATTGAGAAAAAAGTGGTGGCGGCAGAAAAAGCTGGAGCAACTATCTTTTTTGCTCCTAATAATAAAACTGATGGGAAAACAAATTATGAAGTAGCAAAAGAATCAGCTAAAAAAAATAAGCTAAGTTTAACCATTGTTCCAGTTAAAACTATTCAAGATGCTATCGGCTATTTAGAAAAACACACGACTTAA
- a CDS encoding helix-hairpin-helix domain-containing protein encodes MDIIEKLKEKHYIVIGGIFGLIVFIMLLYNVFKPKPDLVMETTQNSTTYSTVSSSEQMSDEMYVDIKGAVVKPGIYKVNATMRVLTVVEMAGGFLPEADDRQVNLSERVSDQMVIYIPKEGEELAEVTPSKNASSKDETTNTLVNLNTATIEELKTLNGVGEKKAENILRYREEKGSFKSIEELKEVDGIGEKTFEQLKSSITV; translated from the coding sequence ATGGATATCATAGAAAAATTAAAAGAAAAGCACTATATAGTCATAGGAGGAATCTTTGGGCTAATAGTCTTTATCATGCTGCTTTATAACGTATTCAAACCTAAGCCAGATTTAGTGATGGAGACAACACAGAATTCGACTACATACTCAACGGTGTCATCAAGTGAACAGATGAGTGATGAGATGTATGTGGATATTAAAGGAGCTGTTGTAAAGCCAGGTATTTACAAAGTCAATGCAACAATGCGTGTATTGACAGTCGTCGAGATGGCAGGTGGATTTTTACCTGAGGCAGATGATCGACAAGTAAATTTATCCGAACGAGTGAGTGACCAAATGGTAATTTATATACCCAAAGAAGGAGAAGAACTAGCTGAGGTGACTCCTTCTAAAAATGCGTCATCAAAAGATGAAACAACAAATACTCTAGTTAATTTGAATACAGCAACGATTGAGGAATTAAAAACATTAAATGGTGTTGGTGAGAAAAAAGCTGAAAATATTTTGCGTTATCGTGAAGAAAAAGGCTCTTTTAAATCAATTGAGGAGTTAAAAGAAGTGGATGGAATAGGAGAAAAAACCTTTGAACAATTAAAATCATCCATTACTGTCTAA
- a CDS encoding Y-family DNA polymerase has product MSYNNNQFFDYTKEKQDDILCVDMKSFYASVECVARGLDPLNTLLVVMSGADSPGGLALAASPRAKKELGISNVSRRFEIPHHPDLLIVPPRMNLYIEKNIKINELFKEYVADEDILVYSIDETFVRISASKKLFRMGAYEFAQQLKRDIYHEMGLYCTIGIGDNMLLSKLALDNEAKNNPDMIAEWRYQDVSKTVWRIPKLTDFWGINKAMEKRLNQLGIYSIYDLAHYDFFHIRHPLGLIGQQLVAHAWGIDRANINETYKPVSKSIGNSQILKKDYTKINEIKIVIREVAEQVATRLRAKSFQTECVALSIGYSKYSESTGFRRQIKIDATDSSKELVMHCLQLFDTHYNGEAVRSAAVSYSKLVGNQAIQLNLFEEASTTLNDRLLDQTIDVIRKRFGFDAIVHASSLLEGATAIERSHLVGGHAGGMDGLT; this is encoded by the coding sequence ATGAGTTATAATAATAATCAATTTTTTGATTACACAAAAGAGAAGCAAGATGATATTTTATGCGTTGATATGAAAAGTTTTTATGCCTCTGTTGAATGTGTGGCAAGAGGGCTAGACCCTTTAAATACTTTACTTGTAGTGATGAGTGGAGCTGACTCACCTGGAGGATTAGCATTAGCTGCTTCTCCAAGGGCAAAAAAAGAATTAGGGATTAGCAATGTATCGAGACGTTTTGAAATACCCCATCATCCAGATTTATTGATTGTGCCACCCAGAATGAATTTATACATTGAAAAAAATATAAAGATAAACGAATTGTTTAAAGAATATGTCGCTGATGAGGATATTTTAGTGTATTCAATTGATGAAACATTTGTCAGAATTAGTGCCTCGAAAAAACTTTTTCGTATGGGAGCGTATGAGTTTGCTCAACAGTTAAAACGAGATATTTATCACGAGATGGGATTGTATTGCACGATTGGTATTGGTGATAATATGTTGCTTAGTAAGCTAGCGCTAGATAATGAGGCCAAAAATAATCCTGACATGATTGCAGAATGGCGTTATCAAGATGTTTCTAAAACAGTGTGGCGTATACCAAAGCTAACAGATTTTTGGGGTATCAATAAAGCGATGGAGAAAAGATTGAATCAATTAGGTATTTATAGTATTTATGATTTAGCACATTATGATTTTTTTCATATTAGACATCCTTTAGGACTAATTGGGCAACAATTAGTGGCACACGCTTGGGGGATTGATCGAGCGAATATCAATGAAACTTATAAACCAGTATCTAAAAGTATTGGCAATAGTCAAATTTTAAAAAAAGATTATACCAAAATCAATGAGATAAAGATCGTTATCCGAGAAGTAGCAGAACAAGTCGCAACAAGGCTACGTGCAAAGTCGTTTCAAACCGAATGTGTGGCTTTATCCATTGGTTATTCAAAATACAGTGAAAGTACAGGATTTAGACGACAAATCAAAATTGATGCGACGGATTCATCAAAAGAGTTAGTAATGCATTGTTTACAACTATTTGATACTCATTATAATGGTGAAGCTGTTCGTAGTGCTGCAGTTAGTTATTCAAAACTAGTGGGAAATCAAGCAATTCAACTTAATCTATTTGAAGAAGCAAGCACAACACTTAATGACCGATTACTAGATCAGACGATTGATGTGATTCGCAAACGATTTGGTTTTGACGCAATTGTTCATGCGTCGAGTTTATTGGAAGGCGCCACAGCGATTGAACGGAGTCACTTAGTAGGAGGTCATGCTGGGGGAATGGACGGACTAACATAA
- a CDS encoding ComE operon protein 2 → MSRERIPWDQYFMAQSMLLSLRSTCTRLSVGATIVRDRRIIAGGYNGSVTGDVHCIDEGCYLVDGHCVRTIHAEMNAILQCAKFGVETDGAEIYVTHFPCLQCTKMILQAGIKKIHYLKDYRNDDYAIKLIEQAGATIHQVTLSQEYFDTLAFGTDNE, encoded by the coding sequence ATGAGCAGAGAAAGAATTCCATGGGATCAATATTTTATGGCCCAAAGTATGCTATTATCTTTAAGAAGTACATGTACTAGATTATCCGTTGGGGCAACGATTGTGAGAGATAGACGAATTATTGCAGGTGGATATAATGGTTCTGTTACAGGAGATGTGCATTGTATTGATGAAGGATGCTATTTAGTTGATGGCCATTGCGTGCGCACGATTCATGCAGAAATGAATGCTATTTTACAATGTGCTAAATTTGGTGTTGAAACAGATGGTGCAGAAATATATGTGACACATTTTCCTTGTCTTCAATGCACTAAAATGATTTTGCAAGCAGGCATTAAAAAGATTCACTATTTAAAAGATTATCGAAATGATGATTATGCCATTAAACTGATTGAGCAAGCTGGTGCAACGATTCACCAAGTCACTCTATCACAAGAGTATTTTGACACATTAGCTTTTGGAACAGACAATGAATAA
- a CDS encoding DNA internalization-related competence protein ComEC/Rec2 — protein MTQPLRENTLNSDTKQTWILLPDAIQVDGDFVKAKAKNHHRTYLLQYNLKTKEEKDRLLDVKNPLIVTSYQERVKTQTRRNLNGFDYADYLKNKQVLGVYKLTEVEKVSEKKLTIKHPIEMVSSFRTRLFKKINQTFGPYTSFYMSSLILGINDGDNREVWNKLSLAHLFALSGLHVTFFITMIQSLLLRIGLTKEKVSIIEVVFLCVFIGLTGYSIGVVRASLQHIIKKANGRNHWKLSPLDCWSLTLISHSLFVPTLLFNIGGQLSYYLSFLILFIQPILKDKKASNQFILFQLLLTFFSIPLLSYYFYEFNVLSSVFSLLFTPILFQCLLPILCLALLFSMTLPTILINLLEQIISSIHLLAEWCEKVTFFQLTTGTFPIYILLAIITAQLYCLMYWESHPKFSKSRVLFLFVSPCLCFSFKYLNPMGMIAFVDVGQGDAMFIQLPFHRGNYVIDTGGSLSFPQEEWKQKRNAKRQADYTLIPFLKSKGVSKLDGVFITHAHEDHFGDIDRLAKEIDIKQLIMTLGTHEQENVRRKIEGTQIEKINKVTSATNIQFPGIDMKILFPDTMGDGQNNDSMVLKLSIHEKTFLLMGDLEKEGEQVLLTKYSESDLAADCVKIGHHGSKTSSQLQFINAVNPEEAVISVGEANRFRHPSPETLDTLNQENIQIFRTDEQGMIYQKWLPLKKDMLKIRSVK, from the coding sequence GTGACCCAACCTTTAAGAGAAAACACATTAAATAGTGACACTAAACAAACGTGGATACTATTACCAGATGCTATACAAGTTGATGGAGATTTTGTTAAAGCTAAGGCTAAAAATCATCATCGAACATATTTACTTCAGTACAATTTAAAAACAAAAGAGGAAAAAGATCGTTTGCTAGATGTAAAAAATCCTCTGATTGTAACGAGTTATCAAGAAAGAGTCAAAACTCAAACAAGACGAAACTTAAATGGGTTTGATTACGCAGATTATTTGAAGAATAAGCAAGTTCTAGGAGTCTATAAACTGACAGAAGTGGAAAAGGTATCCGAAAAAAAATTAACCATTAAACACCCAATTGAGATGGTATCTTCTTTTCGAACAAGGTTATTTAAAAAAATAAATCAAACATTTGGGCCCTATACATCTTTTTATATGTCTAGCTTAATACTTGGTATAAATGATGGTGATAACCGAGAAGTGTGGAATAAACTAAGTTTAGCGCACCTTTTTGCATTATCAGGGTTACATGTGACATTTTTTATAACCATGATTCAATCGCTTTTATTACGAATTGGTTTGACAAAAGAAAAGGTATCAATTATTGAAGTAGTATTTTTATGTGTTTTCATTGGCTTAACGGGATATAGTATTGGAGTAGTTCGTGCAAGCCTGCAACATATCATTAAAAAAGCAAATGGTCGCAATCATTGGAAACTTAGCCCGTTAGATTGTTGGAGTCTGACATTGATTAGTCATAGTTTATTTGTTCCAACTTTATTATTTAATATTGGTGGTCAACTCAGTTATTACCTAAGTTTCTTAATTTTGTTTATTCAACCAATTTTGAAGGACAAAAAAGCATCTAACCAATTCATTTTATTTCAGTTACTTTTAACTTTTTTCTCGATTCCATTATTAAGTTATTATTTTTACGAGTTTAATGTATTGTCTAGTGTCTTTAGTTTGCTGTTCACGCCGATTTTATTTCAATGTTTGTTACCAATATTGTGTTTGGCACTGTTGTTTTCTATGACATTACCAACTATTTTGATTAACTTATTGGAACAGATTATCTCAAGCATTCATTTACTTGCGGAATGGTGTGAAAAAGTAACGTTTTTCCAGTTGACTACAGGCACGTTTCCTATTTATATATTGTTAGCTATCATCACTGCACAATTGTATTGTTTAATGTATTGGGAAAGTCATCCTAAATTTTCTAAATCTCGTGTATTATTTTTATTTGTTAGTCCTTGTCTGTGTTTTAGTTTTAAATATTTAAATCCAATGGGAATGATTGCCTTTGTTGATGTTGGCCAAGGTGATGCTATGTTTATTCAGTTGCCTTTTCATAGAGGAAATTATGTGATAGATACGGGAGGAAGTTTGTCTTTCCCACAAGAAGAATGGAAACAAAAAAGAAACGCAAAACGACAAGCAGACTATACCTTGATTCCATTTCTTAAGAGTAAGGGCGTATCAAAGTTAGATGGTGTTTTTATCACACATGCCCATGAAGATCATTTTGGTGACATAGATCGTTTAGCTAAAGAGATAGACATTAAACAATTAATAATGACGCTAGGAACACATGAACAAGAAAATGTCAGACGAAAAATAGAGGGCACACAGATAGAAAAGATTAACAAAGTAACATCAGCAACCAATATACAATTTCCAGGAATCGATATGAAGATACTCTTTCCTGATACTATGGGTGATGGGCAAAATAATGATTCAATGGTGTTAAAACTCAGTATTCATGAAAAAACATTTTTACTGATGGGGGATTTGGAAAAAGAGGGAGAACAAGTATTATTAACTAAATATTCGGAAAGTGATTTAGCAGCAGATTGCGTTAAAATAGGCCATCATGGGAGTAAAACATCAAGTCAATTACAATTCATTAACGCAGTAAATCCTGAAGAAGCAGTTATTTCAGTAGGAGAAGCGAATCGATTTCGACATCCATCACCTGAAACACTCGATACACTTAATCAAGAAAATATTCAGATTTTTAGAACGGATGAACAGGGCATGATTTATCAAAAATGGCTACCACTAAAAAAAGACATGTTAAAAATACGGTCAGTGAAATGA
- the holA gene encoding DNA polymerase III subunit delta, translating to MSFQTELAKIKEKKFDSVYVLLGKERYLTKQFKKQLVASGMNEEEQSFNLMTFDMKQDLLDNVMIEAQTIPFFGDRKIIFIQEPYFLTGEKKKTDVEHNLNTLLEYLDEPSPSTILVFLAPYDKLDERKKIVKKLKKEAIMIDVSDMDNRLAQKYVADTIKAEGYEISKEAFEEFIYLTNANLSQMMNELDKLFLAATDSKKISKEMVHQLIPRTLEHSIFDLLKYVLSGQKDNALTLYKELLLQGEEPIKINAILVSQFRLLVQVKIMADRHYQQSNMIDVLKIHPYRIKLSLQEAKRFELKTLGAIFDYLVENDYKMKSGYMDANLLFELFLMKEFK from the coding sequence GTGAGTTTTCAAACAGAACTAGCAAAAATAAAAGAGAAAAAATTTGATTCCGTTTATGTATTGCTTGGAAAAGAACGCTATTTAACGAAACAATTTAAAAAACAACTAGTTGCGTCTGGAATGAATGAAGAAGAACAATCTTTTAATTTGATGACATTCGATATGAAACAAGATTTACTAGACAATGTTATGATTGAGGCACAAACGATTCCTTTTTTTGGTGATAGGAAAATTATTTTCATTCAAGAGCCTTATTTTTTGACGGGTGAAAAAAAGAAAACAGATGTCGAACATAATTTAAACACATTACTTGAGTATCTAGATGAACCATCACCATCGACAATTTTAGTATTCCTAGCACCATATGATAAATTAGATGAGCGCAAAAAAATCGTGAAAAAATTAAAAAAAGAAGCGATAATGATTGATGTTTCAGACATGGATAATCGTTTGGCCCAAAAATATGTAGCTGACACGATTAAAGCAGAAGGGTACGAGATTAGTAAGGAAGCATTTGAAGAATTTATTTATTTAACTAATGCTAATCTAAGTCAGATGATGAATGAATTAGATAAACTGTTTTTAGCAGCAACTGATTCTAAAAAGATTTCAAAAGAGATGGTACATCAGTTGATACCAAGAACGCTAGAGCATAGTATTTTTGATTTATTGAAATACGTTTTATCTGGTCAAAAAGACAACGCATTGACATTATATAAAGAGTTGCTCCTTCAAGGTGAAGAGCCTATTAAAATTAATGCCATTTTAGTTAGTCAATTTAGATTATTAGTTCAAGTGAAGATTATGGCTGATAGACATTATCAACAAAGTAATATGATTGATGTCTTAAAGATTCATCCGTATCGTATTAAGTTATCATTACAGGAAGCAAAACGATTTGAGTTGAAGACACTGGGAGCGATTTTCGATTATCTAGTGGAGAATGATTATAAGATGAAGTCCGGATACATGGATGCTAATTTATTGTTTGAATTATTTTTGATGAAAGAATTTAAATAA
- the rpsT gene encoding 30S ribosomal protein S20, with translation MPNIESAIKRARTSQIANESNSAKLSKMRTAMKKFEKAVEENADNQQELLVAATREIDMVSAKGLIHQNKANREKSRLAKKIAK, from the coding sequence ATGCCAAATATTGAATCTGCTATCAAACGTGCTCGCACTAGCCAAATTGCAAACGAGTCTAACTCTGCAAAATTAAGCAAAATGCGTACTGCTATGAAAAAATTTGAAAAAGCTGTAGAAGAAAATGCTGATAACCAACAAGAATTATTAGTAGCTGCTACACGCGAAATTGATATGGTTAGTGCAAAAGGATTAATCCATCAAAATAAAGCAAACCGTGAAAAGTCACGTTTAGCTAAAAAAATCGCTAAATAA
- a CDS encoding DegV family protein encodes MTEKIALLVDSGMDTPTEITQLDGVFVVPLSVNYSNGSFLDNIDITADEIYARLDEEIPSTSLPSLEIIEDTINQIKKEGYTHILTVTISSGLSGTHNALRLLLDDHNDIHTHIIDTKSIGIGGGIQAAYLKELIDKQYSFDSLVEIGELLPKKGRVYFSIPTLEYLKKGGRIGLVTSIIGTALNLNPVISCNNEGIYYTVTKARGRKKSLQKMIDQLVEFAGESKDYRIGIAYGTCIEEAETVKKNILEKLPLASNVYFDDVSPVLGVHTGPDVIGVTILDLN; translated from the coding sequence ATGACTGAAAAAATTGCATTATTAGTAGATTCCGGTATGGATACACCAACAGAAATTACTCAACTAGATGGTGTTTTTGTTGTTCCTCTAAGTGTAAATTACTCAAATGGTAGCTTTCTTGATAACATTGACATTACGGCAGACGAAATCTATGCTCGACTAGATGAAGAGATTCCCTCTACCTCTCTTCCCTCACTTGAAATCATTGAAGATACTATTAATCAAATAAAAAAAGAAGGTTATACTCATATCTTAACAGTCACCATTTCAAGTGGATTAAGTGGGACTCACAACGCATTAAGATTACTATTAGATGATCACAACGATATTCACACACATATTATTGACACAAAAAGTATTGGTATTGGTGGAGGAATTCAAGCAGCTTATCTAAAAGAGCTGATTGATAAGCAATACAGTTTTGATTCTCTTGTAGAAATCGGTGAACTTTTACCTAAAAAGGGACGAGTTTATTTTAGTATTCCAACCTTAGAATATCTAAAAAAAGGGGGAAGAATTGGATTAGTTACTTCCATTATAGGAACAGCTTTGAATTTAAACCCGGTTATTTCATGTAATAATGAAGGGATTTATTATACGGTCACTAAAGCACGTGGCAGGAAAAAAAGCTTGCAAAAAATGATTGATCAACTAGTCGAATTTGCTGGTGAAAGCAAAGACTATCGTATTGGTATTGCTTATGGAACGTGTATTGAAGAAGCTGAAACAGTCAAAAAAAACATTTTAGAGAAATTACCTCTTGCTAGCAACGTTTACTTCGATGATGTGAGTCCCGTCTTAGGTGTTCATACTGGACCAGATGTGATTGGGGTAACTATTTTAGATTTAAATTAG
- a CDS encoding DUF1836 domain-containing protein — protein MKESNELNLTDFSLPLWHELPDIDVYMDQLVTIVEKYLHPLSANGIPFKPLTPSMVNNYVKLKLIPKPIKKKYSRKHLARIIVITILKQVFDIPSIQRSIDLQTENTNSEDAYNLFCEYLHESLHAFSTQGQTIVFNNPKTDIAPIRWACITIISKLFTESALTSTLKQIDEKEIDTQHD, from the coding sequence TTGAAAGAGTCTAACGAACTAAATTTAACAGACTTTTCTTTACCTTTATGGCATGAGTTACCTGACATTGATGTTTACATGGATCAACTAGTTACTATTGTTGAGAAATATTTGCATCCTTTATCAGCAAATGGGATTCCATTTAAACCACTTACACCGTCGATGGTAAATAATTACGTTAAATTAAAGTTAATTCCAAAACCAATTAAAAAAAAATATAGTAGAAAGCACCTTGCAAGAATTATTGTTATCACGATTTTAAAACAAGTCTTTGATATTCCGTCTATTCAAAGAAGCATTGATTTACAAACTGAAAATACAAATTCAGAAGATGCCTACAATCTTTTTTGTGAGTACCTACATGAATCATTGCATGCTTTTTCAACTCAAGGACAAACTATCGTCTTCAATAATCCAAAAACAGATATTGCCCCTATACGTTGGGCTTGTATCACCATTATTAGTAAACTTTTTACTGAAAGTGCACTAACTTCAACATTAAAACAGATAGATGAGAAGGAGATTGACACACAACATGACTGA
- a CDS encoding heavy metal translocating P-type ATPase has translation MSYLKENKQMLATIVCGVLMLLGFIVDKNNMNFAPIIYIVGMIIGGFSQTKEGIEDTIENKHLSVDLLMALAAIGACTIQFYFEGIMLTFIFSLSGSLEEYTTSKSKKEIENLMAIQPENAFLLLADNTTKEVPVAELKIGDKLLVPKGASVPIDGELLSEYSSIDEAAITGESIPVEKIYHDSLFAGTINVGNAISMVVTKEAKDTLFSKIIQLVDEAQNTPSKTASFLDRFENVYVKAILVIVPLMIFLPYFFLGWSWSESFYRGMVLLVVASPCALVASATPATLAAISNGAKNGVLFKGGVFLESLSDLKAITFDKTGTLTKGIPVVTDEFFIDSQCDHAVSTLVTIEKNSTHPLANAIVRFYQDSFVTINDSLVVEEIAGSGMQATEQDTLWKVGNSDFVTDSELDENTMEQTLQLQKEGKTVIYLSKNNQVVAFFGLLDVPKPEAIECVRYFNEAGITTTMLTGDHHQTANAVAKIVGVDHVIADCLPEDKTIFIKEQKEEVGTNAMIGDGINDAPALANATIGVAMGQGTDIAIDVADIVLMQNDLNKLAMSHQLSLKLKKIVTENMIFSISVIVLLIISNFLQAINLPLGVIGHEGSTILVILNGLRMLKPITPKEHHSHYHTHTKTKTAH, from the coding sequence ATGAGTTATCTTAAAGAAAACAAACAAATGCTTGCAACAATCGTCTGTGGCGTCCTTATGTTACTAGGGTTTATTGTAGACAAAAATAACATGAACTTCGCTCCCATCATCTATATCGTCGGTATGATTATTGGTGGATTTTCACAGACAAAAGAAGGTATTGAAGACACAATTGAGAATAAACATTTAAGTGTCGATTTATTAATGGCTCTAGCTGCTATCGGCGCATGTACAATTCAATTTTATTTTGAAGGTATTATGTTAACATTTATTTTTTCATTAAGTGGATCATTAGAAGAGTACACAACAAGTAAAAGTAAAAAAGAAATTGAAAATTTAATGGCGATTCAACCAGAAAATGCCTTTTTATTATTGGCAGATAATACAACAAAAGAAGTTCCTGTAGCTGAACTAAAAATTGGTGATAAACTTCTTGTTCCTAAAGGTGCTAGTGTCCCAATAGATGGTGAACTACTTAGTGAATACTCATCAATTGACGAAGCTGCCATTACTGGAGAATCAATTCCTGTTGAAAAAATTTATCATGACTCACTTTTCGCTGGAACAATAAACGTTGGTAATGCAATTTCAATGGTTGTAACAAAAGAAGCAAAAGATACTTTATTTAGTAAAATTATTCAATTAGTTGACGAAGCTCAAAATACACCATCCAAAACAGCAAGCTTTTTAGATCGATTTGAAAATGTTTATGTTAAAGCGATTTTAGTTATTGTACCTTTGATGATTTTTCTTCCCTACTTCTTTTTAGGTTGGAGTTGGAGTGAAAGTTTTTATCGTGGAATGGTGCTACTTGTTGTTGCATCACCTTGTGCTTTGGTTGCATCAGCAACACCAGCAACACTTGCTGCGATTTCTAACGGGGCAAAAAACGGGGTTCTTTTTAAAGGTGGCGTCTTTTTAGAATCACTCTCAGATTTAAAAGCTATTACGTTTGATAAAACAGGTACTTTGACTAAAGGTATTCCCGTTGTCACGGATGAATTTTTTATAGACTCACAATGTGACCATGCTGTCTCTACTTTAGTTACAATTGAAAAAAATTCAACACACCCTTTAGCAAATGCGATTGTCCGTTTTTATCAAGATTCATTTGTTACAATTAATGACTCTTTAGTTGTCGAAGAAATTGCGGGATCAGGTATGCAAGCAACAGAACAAGATACATTATGGAAAGTTGGAAATAGTGATTTTGTCACTGATTCCGAATTAGATGAAAACACAATGGAACAAACTTTACAGCTACAAAAAGAAGGAAAAACTGTTATTTATCTATCAAAAAATAATCAAGTCGTTGCGTTCTTTGGCTTATTAGACGTTCCAAAACCTGAGGCAATTGAGTGTGTTCGTTACTTTAACGAAGCGGGTATCACAACGACTATGTTGACAGGCGATCATCATCAAACAGCTAATGCCGTAGCAAAAATTGTTGGTGTGGATCATGTCATTGCAGATTGTTTACCAGAAGATAAAACAATTTTTATTAAAGAGCAAAAAGAAGAAGTTGGAACAAATGCTATGATTGGTGATGGTATCAATGATGCTCCTGCCCTTGCTAACGCAACAATCGGTGTTGCAATGGGACAAGGAACAGACATTGCAATTGACGTTGCTGATATTGTCTTGATGCAAAATGACTTGAATAAATTGGCAATGAGTCATCAACTATCTTTAAAACTCAAAAAAATTGTCACAGAAAATATGATTTTCTCTATTTCTGTTATTGTCTTACTTATTATCTCAAATTTTTTACAAGCGATTAATTTACCTTTAGGTGTAATTGGACATGAAGGAAGTACCATTTTAGTTATCTTAAATGGATTACGAATGCTTAAACCCATAACACCAAAAGAGCACCATTCACATTACCACACTCATACTAAAACAAAAACAGCTCACTAA